Proteins encoded together in one Ferroglobus placidus DSM 10642 window:
- the bzdQ gene encoding benzoyl-CoA reductase, bzd-type, subunit Q, which produces MVSVQESEYWKWPEQIWVDESKNWKDAEVISCGIDLGSVSTQAVIMLDGELYAYANMRTGTGSVASAERALNAVLKKIEVTTGEPISRENIHYIVATGYGRVSVPFANKSITEIACHGRGAVYIYGDTVRTVLDMGGQDLKAIKVDSKGKVVNFLMNDKCAAGTGRGIEVVCDLLAVPITEAGELSLKVDEEPEPVSTTCVVFAKSEILGLIRKGWSKEKILAAFFNAVASRVVELLERVGVEPDFAITGGISKNIGVVKRIEDKLGIKALKPKEGLDPQLAGAIGAALFARALYLKEQKKK; this is translated from the coding sequence AAAACTGGAAGGATGCCGAAGTTATAAGCTGCGGAATAGATCTCGGCTCTGTAAGTACTCAAGCGGTGATAATGCTCGATGGTGAACTTTACGCTTACGCAAACATGAGAACTGGAACTGGAAGCGTGGCAAGCGCTGAAAGAGCTTTGAATGCTGTGTTGAAGAAGATCGAAGTCACAACTGGCGAGCCTATTAGCAGAGAGAACATCCATTACATAGTCGCCACCGGCTACGGAAGAGTTTCCGTTCCCTTCGCGAATAAATCCATAACCGAAATAGCCTGCCACGGGAGAGGGGCAGTTTACATCTACGGAGATACCGTAAGAACGGTTTTGGACATGGGTGGGCAGGATTTGAAAGCGATAAAGGTTGATAGTAAAGGTAAAGTCGTGAACTTCCTGATGAACGACAAGTGCGCTGCAGGAACGGGAAGAGGAATAGAAGTCGTCTGCGATTTACTGGCTGTGCCTATAACAGAGGCTGGAGAGCTTTCGCTGAAAGTCGACGAGGAGCCAGAGCCTGTATCGACGACATGCGTCGTTTTCGCGAAATCGGAGATCCTTGGACTGATAAGGAAGGGTTGGAGCAAGGAGAAGATTTTAGCAGCTTTCTTCAACGCGGTAGCGAGCAGAGTCGTTGAGCTACTGGAAAGAGTTGGAGTCGAGCCGGACTTTGCCATAACCGGAGGAATTTCGAAGAACATCGGAGTCGTAAAGAGAATTGAAGACAAGCTCGGTATCAAAGCCCTAAAGCCAAAAGAGGGATTAGATCCGCAATTAGCCGGAGCGATTGGTGCTGCGTTGTTTGCGAGAGCCCTCTACTTGAAGGAGCAGAAGAAAAAGTAA
- a CDS encoding 2Fe-2S iron-sulfur cluster-binding protein produces the protein MKIVVDGKEMEVENGRLVDVLVNNGIYVPNLCHHPNVSPASKAKGREAVFRGKEKIEGVAGNYDGCGLCYVKVDGSLVKACEVDVKEGMSVTTKDEEIERIRKENLAKILANHPHVCITCPYREGCDRISCTFGYPKEERCCDLFPKCELRFVAEFIGVPDNTPKYTFKNLPVVEEKLYRWDWNYCINCTRCVRGCNEVRGAEALSFTVVNGGIVVGRTAEDEIKSGCKFCGVCVEICPTGVVRDKKKHTNKWRESIVKKVLPQLKKVFELNEENVKNVPESPGVFRLYDENMEIVYIKGVPNLREALREELGRAKFFDFEEHEMFTMRESELIQEFLQKHGRMPKLNDELEDLFDDL, from the coding sequence TTGAAGATAGTTGTGGATGGAAAGGAGATGGAAGTAGAGAACGGCAGATTGGTTGACGTTCTCGTGAACAATGGAATTTACGTTCCCAATCTATGCCATCATCCAAACGTTAGCCCGGCAAGCAAAGCAAAAGGGAGGGAGGCTGTTTTCAGGGGTAAGGAGAAAATAGAAGGTGTGGCGGGAAATTACGACGGTTGCGGACTTTGCTACGTAAAAGTAGATGGAAGTCTCGTAAAAGCCTGCGAAGTTGACGTAAAAGAGGGGATGAGCGTCACAACAAAAGACGAGGAGATAGAAAGAATAAGGAAAGAGAACCTCGCGAAGATTTTAGCGAACCACCCCCACGTGTGCATAACTTGTCCCTACAGAGAGGGGTGCGACAGAATAAGCTGCACGTTCGGTTATCCTAAGGAAGAGAGGTGCTGCGATTTATTTCCGAAATGCGAACTTCGTTTCGTAGCTGAATTTATAGGAGTTCCCGATAACACGCCGAAGTACACTTTCAAAAATTTGCCGGTTGTTGAAGAAAAGCTCTACCGATGGGATTGGAACTACTGCATAAACTGCACGAGGTGCGTGAGAGGTTGTAACGAGGTGAGGGGAGCAGAAGCTTTGAGCTTCACCGTCGTAAACGGTGGAATCGTCGTGGGAAGGACTGCGGAAGATGAAATAAAATCCGGATGTAAGTTCTGCGGAGTTTGCGTTGAAATCTGTCCTACAGGAGTCGTAAGGGACAAGAAAAAGCACACCAACAAGTGGAGGGAATCGATAGTAAAGAAGGTTCTTCCCCAGCTTAAGAAGGTTTTCGAGTTGAACGAGGAGAACGTTAAGAATGTTCCCGAATCACCAGGAGTTTTCAGGTTGTACGACGAAAACATGGAAATCGTTTACATAAAAGGTGTTCCGAATTTGAGAGAAGCTTTAAGGGAGGAGCTCGGAAGAGCGAAGTTTTTCGATTTTGAGGAACACGAGATGTTCACGATGAGGGAGAGCGAACTTATTCAAGAATTTTTGCAGAAGCACGGCAGAATGCCGAAGCTCAACGACGAGTTGGAGGATCTTTTTGACGATTTGTGA
- a CDS encoding thiolase domain-containing protein: protein MRVGIIGVGCSKFGVRDDVTLQELAFEAVKEAIEDAGISKEDIEMSVVGTAGTRSYELMPAVPINEYCGFTGKGPIRVEAACATGSAAVYTAYSTIKSGIADVVIAIGVEKMNEVDTPTSLAVGGRSGSYLWEFHQYGTTFPGYYAMHASAHMARYGTTEKQLAMVAVKNHRNAAKNPKAQFQKEITLEKALSSRYVAYPLRLFDCSAITDGSAAAILASEEKIKELGLKDQAVWIEGIGYSSDTANLSKRIDYVGLKATVEASRMAYKMAKIDDPVKQLDVAALHDCFTIAEIMAYEDLGFCKKGEGGKFIENGDSDFGGKIPVNTFGGLKAKGHPLGATGVGMVYEIVKQLRGEAGELQVDLKNYKGLTHNIGGTGHFGWVFILGV from the coding sequence ATGAGGGTAGGAATTATAGGTGTGGGTTGTTCGAAGTTCGGAGTTAGAGACGATGTAACTTTGCAAGAACTGGCTTTTGAGGCTGTTAAAGAGGCTATAGAAGATGCTGGAATAAGTAAGGAAGACATCGAGATGAGCGTCGTAGGAACTGCCGGAACGAGAAGCTACGAATTAATGCCGGCCGTGCCAATAAACGAATACTGCGGATTTACCGGAAAAGGTCCGATTAGAGTTGAGGCTGCCTGCGCAACCGGAAGCGCAGCAGTTTACACAGCCTACTCAACGATAAAGAGCGGAATAGCTGACGTTGTGATAGCGATAGGTGTAGAGAAGATGAACGAAGTTGATACTCCAACTTCTCTGGCTGTAGGAGGGAGAAGCGGAAGCTACCTCTGGGAGTTCCACCAGTACGGCACCACCTTCCCCGGCTATTACGCGATGCACGCCTCAGCCCACATGGCGAGGTACGGCACAACTGAGAAGCAGCTGGCTATGGTGGCTGTAAAGAACCATAGAAATGCCGCCAAGAACCCAAAAGCCCAGTTCCAGAAAGAGATAACCCTCGAAAAGGCTTTATCTTCAAGATACGTCGCTTATCCTCTCAGACTCTTCGACTGCTCAGCCATAACAGACGGGTCGGCAGCAGCTATTTTGGCGAGCGAGGAGAAGATAAAGGAGCTGGGATTGAAAGATCAGGCAGTCTGGATAGAAGGAATAGGATACAGCAGCGACACTGCAAACCTTTCGAAGAGGATCGATTACGTGGGATTGAAAGCAACAGTGGAAGCTTCGAGAATGGCTTACAAGATGGCGAAGATTGATGACCCGGTGAAGCAGCTCGACGTGGCAGCATTGCACGACTGCTTCACCATAGCCGAGATCATGGCCTACGAGGATCTCGGCTTCTGCAAGAAGGGGGAGGGAGGGAAGTTCATAGAAAACGGCGACTCCGACTTCGGAGGAAAGATTCCGGTGAACACTTTCGGCGGACTTAAAGCGAAAGGTCATCCTCTCGGAGCTACCGGAGTAGGAATGGTTTACGAGATCGTGAAGCAGCTAAGAGGAGAAGCTGGAGAGCTGCAGGTTGATTTGAAGAACTACAAAGGACTGACTCACAACATAGGAGGGACTGGACACTTCGGCTGGGTTTTCATTCTGGGGGTGTGA
- a CDS encoding Zn-ribbon domain-containing OB-fold protein has translation MESRTFILKHKLPIARVEKYWKGLEEGKVYGTVCKICGAKYYPPQVDCSKCYNSEVEWVEISGEGTIECFTQLHSFPQGFEFVGRPYTIAIAKFGDFKVMGWYEGDIPKVGEKVKIKTGKDETGVWKVYFEPWGELNEHRL, from the coding sequence ATGGAGAGCAGAACGTTTATTTTGAAGCACAAGCTTCCGATAGCGAGAGTTGAGAAGTACTGGAAAGGTTTGGAGGAAGGGAAGGTTTACGGAACCGTGTGCAAAATCTGCGGAGCGAAATACTATCCTCCCCAAGTAGATTGCAGCAAATGCTACAACAGCGAAGTTGAGTGGGTCGAGATAAGTGGGGAAGGGACGATAGAATGCTTCACCCAGCTTCACAGCTTTCCCCAGGGTTTCGAATTCGTGGGAAGACCATATACTATAGCTATTGCAAAGTTCGGCGACTTCAAAGTTATGGGGTGGTACGAAGGAGATATCCCGAAGGTTGGGGAGAAGGTCAAAATAAAAACCGGAAAAGACGAAACCGGAGTTTGGAAGGTTTATTTTGAGCCCTGGGGTGAGTTGAATGAACATAGACTTTGA
- a CDS encoding LLM class flavin-dependent oxidoreductase, translating to MNIDFEKVKFGVEGPNAPWETIKEIAVYCEKLGFDSYWMPDHLVATGVKRWDAIEAWGALGALAVLTEKIMIATGVSDTYRVHPAVLAQKATTIDIISNGRAILGIGIGEAMNLVPFGIEYDKPVGRTIEALEVIRRLLNEDFVDFEGKYYKLKQAFIAPKPVQKPHYPIYVAGASPRTIRMAGKYGDGWLPANLTVEKYKEGRETVMKAAKEVGKDPEKIDMAHFMYGVIAKTKDEARERVMLPAKLLLLTRPRILEAIGYEPPTYDFEMTFKLVFPRDAQRWLEEAKKLPDEVVEKSPIVYGTVDDFIERFEQYYKVGCRHFVMNFQVSPKYLKDCLDLYKQVAEYFREQEK from the coding sequence ATGAACATAGACTTTGAAAAAGTAAAGTTTGGTGTTGAAGGACCGAACGCTCCTTGGGAGACGATAAAAGAAATTGCGGTTTACTGCGAAAAACTCGGCTTTGATAGCTACTGGATGCCCGACCACTTGGTAGCTACCGGAGTGAAGAGGTGGGACGCTATAGAGGCTTGGGGAGCTTTGGGGGCTTTGGCTGTTTTGACCGAGAAGATAATGATAGCCACCGGAGTCAGCGACACCTACAGAGTTCATCCAGCTGTTTTGGCTCAGAAAGCCACGACGATAGACATAATTTCCAACGGAAGAGCGATTCTCGGAATAGGTATTGGAGAGGCTATGAACCTCGTTCCTTTCGGAATAGAGTACGACAAGCCAGTGGGAAGGACGATTGAAGCTCTCGAAGTTATAAGGAGGTTGCTGAACGAAGACTTCGTAGATTTCGAAGGGAAATATTACAAGCTGAAGCAGGCATTCATAGCTCCAAAGCCGGTGCAAAAGCCCCATTATCCCATCTACGTGGCGGGAGCTTCTCCGAGAACGATAAGAATGGCTGGGAAATACGGAGACGGGTGGCTTCCAGCCAATTTAACCGTCGAAAAGTACAAAGAAGGAAGAGAGACGGTGATGAAGGCTGCGAAGGAAGTTGGAAAGGATCCGGAGAAGATAGACATGGCACACTTCATGTACGGAGTTATAGCGAAGACGAAGGATGAGGCGAGGGAAAGAGTTATGCTTCCCGCAAAGCTCCTCCTGCTTACGAGACCGAGAATTCTCGAAGCTATTGGCTACGAGCCACCGACGTACGACTTCGAAATGACCTTCAAACTCGTATTTCCGAGAGACGCTCAAAGGTGGCTCGAAGAGGCTAAAAAACTTCCCGACGAGGTCGTTGAGAAATCTCCGATAGTTTACGGAACGGTCGACGACTTCATAGAAAGGTTCGAGCAGTACTACAAAGTCGGTTGCAGGCACTTCGTCATGAACTTCCAGGTTTCGCCGAAGTATCTGAAAGATTGCCTAGATCTTTACAAGCAGGTTGCCGAGTACTTTAGAGAGCAGGAGAAATAA
- a CDS encoding transposase: MGVATKPLILVIGNIEKGFDWESLLKEIRERVEAITKPESEEIEGQNFIDPSIIPMKVSKFCGLIDLSREAKILLNSYKKPEKHFMYPVEAMLRLLFFQRLSRIKFYTTLEAKIRDEEIAKDLGFVEKEGEVLTPAERSINRFVNERLGNENLRKIQKSFIERLQNALAEKGMKLGRRISIDSTPLPTLKNDECGKYNAYYFQKYNIGKMVKVHFATCVDTNIPLELIVTDANAYDGHYLIPMLEKLRELGIEPEEIYGDAHYGTIENWAICSMKYGPECYFQLPENAKFNKKGTKEWIEKVYNGIAYEKGLPYDVSFNEMLKVLFEHGYYEEVGAYFRNQWLKVKQENPEEYERIYHRRNVSENLHSILKEQLLFDENLNVKGFEAIEFYGRQFLVTLLFVALTRVENGVSEGLAKVNPTAFS; the protein is encoded by the coding sequence ATGGGCGTCGCCACCAAACCCCTAATATTGGTGATCGGAAATATAGAAAAAGGTTTCGATTGGGAGAGTTTGCTGAAGGAGATTAGAGAAAGAGTAGAAGCTATAACAAAACCCGAGAGTGAAGAGATAGAGGGGCAGAACTTCATCGACCCATCAATAATTCCAATGAAGGTGTCTAAATTCTGCGGATTGATTGACCTAAGCAGAGAAGCTAAAATCCTCTTGAACAGCTACAAGAAACCAGAAAAACACTTCATGTATCCTGTCGAAGCTATGCTCAGGCTGTTGTTCTTCCAGAGACTTTCAAGGATAAAGTTCTACACGACCTTGGAGGCTAAGATAAGGGATGAAGAGATTGCTAAGGATTTAGGATTTGTAGAAAAAGAAGGAGAGGTACTAACTCCAGCAGAGAGGTCGATAAATCGATTTGTCAATGAAAGGTTGGGCAACGAAAACCTGAGAAAAATTCAGAAATCGTTTATCGAGAGACTGCAAAATGCATTGGCTGAGAAGGGTATGAAGCTTGGAAGAAGGATAAGCATTGATTCAACACCGCTACCAACCCTTAAAAACGACGAATGTGGCAAATACAACGCATACTACTTCCAGAAGTACAACATTGGCAAGATGGTAAAGGTTCACTTTGCAACTTGCGTTGACACAAACATCCCACTTGAACTAATTGTCACGGATGCAAACGCTTATGACGGACATTACCTGATTCCAATGCTTGAGAAATTAAGAGAGCTTGGAATTGAGCCAGAAGAAATCTACGGAGATGCACATTACGGAACGATTGAGAACTGGGCTATTTGTTCGATGAAGTATGGACCGGAATGTTATTTCCAGCTCCCTGAAAACGCTAAGTTCAATAAGAAGGGAACGAAAGAGTGGATAGAGAAAGTCTATAATGGAATAGCTTATGAGAAAGGTTTGCCTTACGATGTTAGCTTCAACGAGATGCTTAAAGTTCTATTTGAGCATGGATACTACGAGGAAGTTGGAGCCTACTTCAGAAATCAATGGCTTAAAGTTAAACAAGAGAATCCTGAGGAATACGAGAGGATTTACCACAGAAGGAACGTTTCAGAGAATTTACATTCAATACTGAAAGAACAACTGCTATTCGATGAAAACCTTAATGTAAAGGGGTTTGAAGCCATTGAATTCTATGGAAGGCAGTTCTTGGTTACATTGCTCTTCGTTGCATTGACGAGGGTTGAAAACGGAGTCTCTGAGGGGTTGGCTAAGGTAAATCCAACAGCTTTTAGCTAG
- a CDS encoding multiheme c-type cytochrome produces MWAVIRTLLAFLTALLLLNSAAMAEEISDETKACISCHEKITPGIVEDWKRSRHAKTTPAEALKKPKIERRISSAPNEDLMNVVVGCYECHSLNTENHEDSFNHMGFVINVIVSPKDCSECHEEEFEEYMKSVKAHAVENLDKNPVYHKLVETSTMSYSFENGTLVEKGSSLNAQNETCYYCHGTKVTVKGTVIKNGVEVPDLEGWPNQGVGRINPDGSKGACTACHPRHGFSIEVARSPYTCAQCHLEPDVAAFNVWKESKHGNIFLSEYKKYNMSAVPWKIGVDFKAPACAVCHASLVVDKNGDVIAERTHNFDSRIYIRIFGIYAHPQPKDGATWKIKNDQGLPLPTSLTGEPAKDYLIDEQEMKSRKEAMMKICKACHSSDFVEGHFEKFEKTVEESNKATLQATKLLLYAYEKGLANNSNLFDEYIERLWVENWLFYGTSLRHGSAMGGPDYSTFKLGWYQITRNLQEMRDYLGFLEASKKETAKAEEVKTPEAKKSPFVGAALTALAIVGVRRGEVLVRH; encoded by the coding sequence ATGTGGGCAGTAATTCGAACGTTATTAGCGTTTTTAACGGCACTTCTTCTTCTAAATTCTGCAGCGATGGCAGAAGAAATAAGCGACGAGACCAAAGCTTGTATAAGCTGTCACGAAAAAATTACGCCGGGAATCGTTGAAGACTGGAAGAGAAGCAGACACGCGAAAACAACTCCCGCTGAAGCTTTGAAAAAACCAAAGATCGAGAGAAGAATAAGCTCAGCTCCGAATGAAGATTTGATGAACGTCGTCGTCGGCTGCTACGAGTGCCACTCTTTAAACACTGAAAATCACGAAGACAGCTTCAACCACATGGGCTTCGTGATAAACGTGATCGTCTCTCCGAAAGATTGCTCCGAGTGCCATGAGGAGGAATTTGAGGAGTACATGAAGAGTGTTAAAGCTCACGCTGTTGAAAACCTCGACAAAAATCCGGTTTACCACAAGCTCGTTGAAACGTCTACAATGAGCTACAGCTTCGAAAACGGAACTCTCGTAGAAAAAGGAAGTTCTCTCAATGCACAAAACGAAACTTGTTACTACTGCCACGGAACGAAGGTTACTGTAAAAGGCACGGTGATTAAGAACGGAGTGGAAGTGCCAGACTTAGAGGGCTGGCCTAATCAGGGGGTAGGAAGAATAAACCCTGACGGAAGCAAGGGAGCGTGCACGGCATGCCATCCGAGACACGGCTTTTCCATAGAAGTCGCGAGAAGTCCGTACACCTGTGCCCAATGCCATCTTGAGCCTGACGTGGCTGCTTTTAACGTATGGAAAGAAAGCAAGCACGGGAACATATTTTTGAGTGAATACAAGAAGTACAACATGTCTGCCGTGCCGTGGAAGATCGGAGTAGACTTCAAAGCACCTGCTTGTGCTGTCTGCCACGCTTCTCTTGTTGTCGATAAGAACGGCGATGTAATAGCTGAGAGAACCCACAACTTCGATTCGAGAATATACATAAGAATATTCGGAATCTACGCGCATCCACAGCCTAAAGACGGAGCCACTTGGAAGATAAAGAACGATCAAGGCTTGCCTTTGCCAACCTCACTTACGGGTGAGCCAGCTAAAGATTACTTGATAGATGAGCAGGAGATGAAGAGTAGGAAGGAAGCTATGATGAAAATATGCAAAGCCTGCCACTCCTCTGACTTCGTGGAAGGACACTTCGAAAAGTTCGAAAAAACGGTTGAAGAGAGCAACAAAGCCACTTTACAAGCGACGAAGCTCCTTCTATACGCTTACGAAAAAGGGTTGGCTAACAACAGCAACCTCTTCGACGAGTACATAGAGAGACTTTGGGTCGAGAACTGGCTGTTCTACGGCACGAGTTTAAGGCACGGCTCGGCAATGGGAGGTCCGGACTACTCAACCTTTAAGCTCGGGTGGTATCAGATAACGAGGAACTTGCAGGAGATGAGAGATTATTTAGGATTCCTCGAAGCTTCGAAGAAAGAAACTGCTAAAGCTGAAGAAGTGAAAACTCCGGAGGCTAAGAAAAGTCCGTTCGTCGGAGCGGCTTTAACGGCTTTAGCTATAGTGGGGGTTCGCCGTGGCGAAGTGTTAGTTCGCCATTAG
- a CDS encoding pyridoxal phosphate-dependent aminotransferase — MPRVANRIAEIDTSGIRRMFEIVNEAKKKGLEVINLSIGEPDFDTHEEIIKRACEAMRNGFTHYTSNFGIDELREAIAERYKEKGVNVSAENVMVTVGACEALINASFAFIERGSKVVIPSPSFLAYFSYAKMCEAKLVTVKTHEDGFILDADKLNEVMDKEVSAVFVNYPNNPTGAVMDQRELKAVYEVASDYGAVVISDEVYDSIYYDKKPGTLAGEENAIVVNGFSKSLAMTGWRLGYVVASEELLEKMLRLHQINGVCAPAFAQKAVAEVMAEGIDKKITGEMVAEFRKRRDFVYSRLKELGFEVVKPEGAFYFFPRYENATEFVQRLVSEKGVALTPGTPFGDGNENYFRISYATSMENLKKAFEKIEEFLS; from the coding sequence ATGCCAAGAGTAGCTAATAGAATAGCGGAAATAGACACGAGCGGAATTAGAAGAATGTTTGAAATAGTAAACGAGGCTAAAAAGAAGGGTTTAGAAGTGATAAACCTGTCCATAGGAGAGCCAGACTTCGACACCCACGAGGAGATAATAAAGCGAGCCTGCGAAGCTATGAGGAACGGATTTACTCATTACACTTCAAACTTCGGCATAGATGAGCTGAGAGAAGCCATAGCGGAAAGGTACAAGGAAAAGGGAGTAAACGTTTCAGCGGAAAACGTGATGGTTACCGTCGGAGCTTGTGAAGCTTTGATAAACGCGAGCTTCGCATTCATTGAGAGGGGAAGCAAAGTTGTTATTCCTTCTCCCTCCTTCTTAGCCTATTTCTCCTACGCGAAGATGTGCGAGGCTAAGCTCGTGACGGTAAAAACTCACGAGGACGGATTTATCCTTGATGCAGACAAGCTCAACGAAGTGATGGACAAAGAGGTGAGTGCAGTTTTCGTAAACTATCCCAACAACCCCACAGGAGCAGTGATGGATCAGAGGGAGCTAAAAGCTGTTTACGAAGTTGCCTCAGATTACGGAGCGGTGGTCATAAGCGACGAGGTCTACGATTCGATTTACTACGACAAAAAGCCGGGAACTCTTGCCGGAGAGGAGAACGCTATAGTTGTGAACGGCTTTTCGAAGAGCTTGGCTATGACCGGCTGGAGACTCGGCTACGTTGTTGCGAGCGAAGAGCTCCTCGAGAAAATGCTGAGGCTTCACCAGATTAACGGAGTCTGCGCTCCAGCTTTCGCTCAGAAGGCGGTTGCGGAAGTTATGGCTGAGGGAATCGATAAAAAGATTACCGGAGAAATGGTGGCTGAGTTTAGAAAGAGAAGGGACTTCGTCTATTCTCGCCTGAAAGAACTCGGATTCGAAGTCGTTAAGCCGGAAGGAGCTTTCTACTTCTTCCCGAGATACGAAAACGCTACTGAGTTCGTTCAGAGGCTCGTGAGCGAGAAGGGAGTTGCATTAACTCCCGGCACTCCCTTCGGAGACGGAAACGAGAACTACTTCAGAATAAGCTACGCAACCTCGATGGAGAATTTAAAGAAGGCTTTCGAGAAAATTGAGGAGTTTTTATCTTAA
- a CDS encoding winged helix-turn-helix transcriptional regulator has product MRWNYALSGLLLLIFLLTLAHAFEVKPANVSDEELMERIKNDPTTEVKVSFWDLPLWIKIHHIVTVIAGILAAWKLLPIVVTKIRSAIENAKRRRILKTIMENPGISITDLEKITGENRSTLRYHLNKLEEDGWIKTVKNGKSRHLLLSFDDFNPTIAVKGRKKEIIELLKEHKCLTAKQIAEKLNLSVKTVQYHICELKKLNMVHKERDKYKLKD; this is encoded by the coding sequence ATGAGGTGGAATTACGCGCTTTCGGGTCTCTTACTCCTAATCTTTCTGTTAACGTTAGCTCACGCATTTGAAGTTAAGCCAGCCAACGTCAGCGACGAGGAGCTGATGGAGAGAATCAAAAACGATCCAACAACAGAGGTTAAAGTCTCCTTCTGGGATCTGCCTTTGTGGATAAAAATCCACCATATCGTAACGGTAATAGCAGGAATTCTTGCTGCGTGGAAGCTGCTGCCAATCGTAGTAACCAAAATCAGATCGGCAATTGAAAACGCAAAGAGACGGAGAATTCTGAAGACAATAATGGAAAACCCGGGAATAAGCATAACCGATCTCGAAAAGATTACGGGAGAGAACAGAAGCACACTCAGATACCATCTAAACAAGCTGGAAGAAGATGGCTGGATAAAAACTGTTAAGAACGGCAAAAGCAGGCACTTGCTTCTAAGCTTTGATGACTTTAACCCGACAATCGCTGTTAAAGGTCGAAAGAAGGAGATTATAGAGTTACTGAAAGAGCATAAGTGTTTGACCGCAAAACAAATAGCCGAAAAGCTGAATTTAAGCGTTAAAACCGTCCAGTACCACATATGTGAGTTGAAAAAACTGAATATGGTGCACAAAGAGAGGGACAAGTACAAGCTTAAGGATTAG
- a CDS encoding peptidase domain-containing protein: MAALVLLLPANAKEIEINTVYDSVRQGEADWFYEYISSSSFDVYLVWNNPSNSLTLTVYSPDGTYQTFRDSSDGRVDRKILLTISNAQTGLWYFKVYGEKVSGVQHYSLTVV, encoded by the coding sequence GTGGCGGCGTTAGTATTGCTTTTACCGGCAAATGCTAAAGAGATTGAAATCAATACGGTCTACGATTCGGTAAGGCAGGGAGAAGCGGACTGGTTCTACGAATACATATCCTCCTCTTCCTTCGACGTTTATTTGGTATGGAACAATCCGTCCAACAGCCTTACCTTAACGGTATATTCTCCAGACGGTACCTATCAAACATTCCGCGACTCGTCCGATGGAAGGGTGGATAGAAAGATTCTCTTAACCATAAGTAACGCTCAGACTGGTCTCTGGTACTTCAAGGTATACGGCGAAAAGGTGAGTGGAGTTCAGCACTACTCTCTGACAGTAGTTTGA
- a CDS encoding phospholipase C/P1 nuclease family protein — MNSETLLLVVGYSLYILFFALIVKSTLTLKREEPTELVPWWGQNRHSWVIGDVPVPGYDNYGPDSLELYLNKARNQFEQGDVEGAYIYIGKALHYIEDLGNPFHTSSVYGQAHHIEYESWVSNHWSELKSAMYVNEYYIITDPSEDAKNLATFSHQYLQQICDIMNTPGWENNQQLNEQLKSITRTLISETMKYTMGMIVYATKFESPDTAGSNYVPIYDHQTSYVNINDIACSNQVLAIVEIDHTYPADLEIWIGYKRTYQNTYTETKVWDHDWSSNNHITIQHYFWLTPSNYDWRLRVYDAWSGDHGKITDFYVLIG, encoded by the coding sequence ATGAACTCAGAAACTCTGCTGTTAGTGGTCGGTTATAGCCTGTACATTCTATTCTTCGCACTGATCGTAAAAAGCACTCTCACGCTGAAAAGAGAAGAACCGACTGAGCTCGTTCCTTGGTGGGGTCAAAACAGACACAGTTGGGTGATTGGTGATGTGCCTGTTCCAGGATACGATAATTATGGACCGGATTCTTTGGAGTTGTATTTAAATAAGGCGAGAAACCAGTTTGAGCAGGGTGATGTAGAAGGGGCATATATTTACATTGGAAAGGCTTTGCATTACATCGAAGATTTGGGCAATCCATTCCACACATCGTCGGTTTATGGCCAAGCCCACCATATAGAGTACGAAAGTTGGGTCAGCAATCATTGGAGCGAGTTAAAGTCAGCGATGTACGTTAACGAATACTATATCATCACAGATCCAAGCGAAGATGCAAAAAACCTTGCAACCTTCTCACATCAATACTTGCAACAAATCTGCGACATAATGAACACGCCGGGATGGGAAAACAACCAGCAATTAAATGAACAATTGAAGAGCATTACGAGAACGCTAATAAGTGAAACCATGAAATATACAATGGGTATGATCGTTTACGCTACCAAGTTTGAATCGCCAGATACTGCAGGCTCCAATTATGTTCCAATCTACGATCATCAGACTTCCTACGTCAACATAAACGATATTGCGTGCAGCAATCAGGTTTTGGCAATTGTGGAGATAGATCACACATATCCAGCAGATTTGGAGATATGGATAGGCTACAAGAGAACATACCAGAACACTTATACGGAGACAAAAGTGTGGGATCATGACTGGAGTAGCAACAACCACATAACAATCCAGCACTACTTCTGGCTGACTCCATCGAATTACGACTGGAGACTAAGAGTTTACGATGCTTGGAGCGGAGATCACGGCAAAATAACAGACTTTTACGTGCTGATAGGGTGA